In the genome of Nonlabens sp. MB-3u-79, one region contains:
- a CDS encoding class I SAM-dependent methyltransferase encodes MVKDFANTFYKGMHKEKVTCPLCDSNRLKKLYDNDRYQMGVQTVICKNCSLIHINPRPTEQEMVGFYKNHYRNFYESIDVPTSHYIANGPFIPRANFVYKVLNDYLNHANNILDVGCAEGTLLKLIEDSYPSIKTQGIEPSNGFGNYAKGQLRGEVFLGGYQEFVKQSPNIKFDIITTTHVLEHILSPKEFVESLKSMMHESSVLYIEVPNIMSDNLKGLGAIHLGHVLSYDSTTLKLLLNLCGLEVIDFYTEGLPALTPAMGVICKKANKYNKVTYSTPSIVDQKAKLFIERILPAKEEKRNSVKKKLKVLLNKLLG; translated from the coding sequence GTGGTAAAGGATTTTGCAAATACATTCTATAAAGGTATGCATAAAGAAAAGGTAACTTGTCCTTTATGTGATTCAAATAGGCTTAAAAAATTATACGATAATGATAGATATCAAATGGGTGTCCAAACTGTAATTTGTAAGAATTGTAGTTTGATACATATAAACCCTAGACCAACAGAACAAGAAATGGTTGGTTTTTATAAAAATCATTATAGAAATTTTTATGAGTCCATTGATGTACCTACAAGCCACTATATTGCTAACGGTCCGTTTATCCCTAGAGCTAATTTTGTATATAAAGTATTAAATGATTATTTAAACCATGCTAATAATATTTTAGATGTAGGTTGTGCGGAAGGAACATTATTAAAGTTGATAGAAGATAGTTATCCATCTATAAAAACTCAAGGAATAGAACCGAGTAATGGATTTGGTAATTATGCTAAGGGTCAACTGAGGGGAGAAGTTTTTTTAGGAGGATACCAAGAGTTCGTAAAACAAAGTCCAAATATTAAGTTTGACATTATTACGACTACTCATGTTTTAGAGCATATCTTAAGTCCAAAGGAATTTGTAGAAAGCTTAAAAAGCATGATGCATGAAAGCAGTGTTTTATACATTGAAGTACCTAATATTATGAGCGATAATTTAAAAGGTCTAGGAGCAATTCATTTAGGCCATGTTTTATCTTATGACTCTACTACTTTAAAATTGTTGTTAAATCTATGCGGACTTGAAGTTATTGATTTTTATACTGAAGGACTTCCAGCTTTGACCCCAGCAATGGGTGTGATTTGTAAAAAAGCCAATAAGTATAATAAAGTTACTTATTCAACTCCATCTATAGTTGATCAAAAGGCTAAGTTATTTATAGAAAGAATTCTTCCAGCAAAGGAGGAGAAACGCAATAGTGTAAAGAAGAAATTAAAAGTATTACTCAATAAACTCCTAGGA
- a CDS encoding class I SAM-dependent methyltransferase, translating to MKKIKSKISSVIREIVKRAIVEVLEERNFNLKEGLQQLAKRETSLWIQDNVTLNLMFDDRLSLLTESISKIEISDGLVLEFGVYKGQTVNHIAKSLSNTHKVFGFDSFEGLTEPWIFRDKGGFSDVNENEIKFEDNVELIKGYFDETLPHFVEKHSKPISLLHIDSDLYSSAKVIFDNLEKQILNGTVIVFDEFFNYPNWKNGEFKAWNEFVEKHSVKFEYIGFTFQRTHNKKSGNQLAVKIISK from the coding sequence TTGAAAAAAATTAAATCAAAAATCAGTTCTGTTATAAGGGAAATAGTAAAAAGAGCTATAGTGGAAGTCTTGGAAGAAAGAAATTTCAATTTGAAAGAAGGTCTTCAACAACTAGCTAAAAGAGAAACTAGTTTATGGATTCAAGATAACGTAACTTTAAATTTGATGTTTGATGATAGGCTATCACTATTAACAGAATCAATTAGTAAAATAGAAATAAGTGATGGTTTAGTTTTGGAGTTTGGTGTGTATAAAGGACAGACTGTGAATCATATAGCTAAAAGTTTGAGTAATACACATAAGGTCTTTGGATTTGATTCTTTTGAAGGTTTAACTGAGCCATGGATTTTCAGGGACAAAGGTGGTTTTTCCGATGTAAACGAAAATGAGATAAAATTTGAAGATAATGTTGAATTGATAAAAGGCTATTTTGATGAAACTTTACCTCATTTTGTAGAGAAACATTCAAAACCAATAAGTTTGCTGCACATTGATTCAGATTTGTATTCTTCTGCAAAAGTAATATTTGACAACTTGGAAAAACAAATATTAAATGGTACGGTAATTGTTTTTGATGAATTTTTTAATTATCCCAATTGGAAAAATGGAGAGTTTAAAGCATGGAATGAGTTTGTAGAAAAACATTCGGTAAAATTCGAATATATTGGTTTTACTTTTCAAAGAACACACAATAAAAAATCAGGCAATCAATTGGCTGTTAAGATAATTAGTAAATAA
- a CDS encoding ABC transporter ATP-binding protein yields MEENQEVLVKVEGLSKKFCKSLKKSLKYGMYDLVANLRGKDTSDDLRSDEFWALKDINFELRRGECLGLIGHNGAGKSTLLKILNGLINPDHGKVTMRGRVGALIELGAGFNGVMTGRENIYNNGAVLGFTREEIDAKVEEIIDFAEIREFIDMPVRNYSSGMKVRLGFAVAAQMEPDILIIDEVLAVGDAGFRAKCFNVLEKLINKCAVIIVSHSMPQISRICTDLILLNGGSISVHEKDNLGPAIEGYYKIVGKTDKTEIGSGKAKILNFDINNDGKEEIDIHFNDPISFNIELDVQPVISKISVRITFFDVEQKPVAQISSANDNVSINCCLKTTIKLKVDNLHLNKGAYTVHVAIHDLNARNKEGEILHIIRSAKVINVVGNPYYSHAPCLIHGKWDI; encoded by the coding sequence ATGGAAGAAAATCAAGAAGTACTCGTAAAGGTAGAAGGACTTTCTAAAAAGTTTTGTAAAAGCTTAAAGAAGAGCTTGAAATATGGGATGTATGACCTGGTCGCCAACTTACGTGGTAAGGATACCAGTGATGATCTAAGGTCTGATGAGTTTTGGGCCTTAAAAGACATCAATTTTGAGTTAAGAAGAGGGGAATGTCTGGGATTGATAGGGCACAATGGTGCTGGTAAATCTACTTTGCTTAAAATATTAAATGGACTCATCAATCCCGACCATGGTAAAGTCACCATGCGTGGTCGAGTAGGAGCGTTAATTGAGTTGGGTGCCGGTTTTAATGGAGTGATGACGGGTAGAGAAAATATTTATAACAATGGAGCCGTTCTAGGTTTTACACGAGAAGAGATTGATGCTAAAGTAGAAGAGATCATTGATTTTGCTGAGATCAGAGAATTTATAGACATGCCGGTTCGCAACTACAGCTCTGGTATGAAAGTACGCTTAGGATTTGCGGTGGCGGCTCAAATGGAGCCTGATATACTGATTATTGACGAGGTATTGGCTGTTGGGGATGCTGGTTTTAGAGCTAAATGCTTCAATGTATTGGAAAAATTAATTAATAAATGTGCGGTTATTATTGTTTCGCATTCGATGCCTCAAATTTCGAGAATTTGTACTGATCTAATTTTATTAAATGGCGGAAGCATCAGTGTTCATGAAAAAGATAATCTTGGTCCTGCAATAGAGGGATATTATAAAATTGTCGGGAAAACTGATAAAACTGAAATAGGAAGCGGTAAGGCAAAAATATTAAATTTTGACATTAATAATGATGGCAAAGAAGAAATTGATATTCATTTTAATGATCCAATATCTTTTAATATAGAACTTGATGTACAGCCAGTCATATCGAAAATTTCAGTTAGAATTACTTTTTTTGATGTTGAACAGAAGCCAGTAGCTCAAATAAGTTCGGCAAATGATAATGTATCAATTAATTGTTGCCTTAAAACAACTATAAAATTAAAAGTAGATAATTTGCATTTAAATAAAGGTGCTTATACCGTACATGTAGCTATACATGATTTAAATGCAAGAAATAAAGAGGGGGAAATTCTACATATAATAAGATCAGCAAAAGTTATTAATGTAGTTGGAAACCCATACTATTCGCATGCACCGTGCCTAATCCATGGAAAATGGGATATTTAA
- a CDS encoding ABC transporter permease codes for MALETKVYQRGNSLNLTQILKGSLKDIYTSRFLAKQLASRDIKSQYRESLLGIFWAFVTPLSTALVWIFINNSGAVALDDTGVPYALFVFSGTLMWSTLTDAINMPMMITRGSMGIMSKINFPKEALIISGFYKLLYNSSFKILLLVFFFIFFSVSLSWNMLFFPLTFFILIMAGMTLGLLITPLGMLFNDVSKFIALALRFVMYVTPVVYTIPKEGILKTLMEWNPLTPLLLINRNVLLGLELSFLNYFIGITLFIIPLLLLALLIYRVSIPVIVERFSA; via the coding sequence ATGGCTTTAGAAACCAAGGTATACCAAAGAGGTAATTCCTTAAACCTCACCCAGATTCTTAAAGGTTCTTTAAAAGATATCTATACGTCTAGGTTTCTCGCAAAGCAGTTGGCTAGCAGAGACATTAAATCTCAATATAGAGAATCTCTTTTGGGCATTTTTTGGGCCTTTGTGACTCCTTTGAGTACCGCTTTAGTATGGATCTTTATCAATAATTCTGGAGCCGTTGCTTTGGATGATACAGGAGTGCCTTATGCCTTATTTGTGTTTTCGGGCACCTTGATGTGGTCGACGCTGACTGATGCGATTAATATGCCTATGATGATCACTAGAGGATCTATGGGTATTATGAGTAAGATCAATTTCCCTAAAGAAGCCCTTATTATTTCTGGTTTTTATAAGCTTTTGTACAACAGTTCTTTTAAAATTTTGTTACTCGTATTTTTCTTTATTTTTTTTAGTGTCTCTTTGAGTTGGAACATGCTGTTTTTTCCACTCACCTTTTTTATATTAATAATGGCTGGAATGACCCTAGGTTTATTAATCACTCCTTTGGGGATGTTGTTTAATGATGTTTCTAAATTTATTGCTTTGGCATTGCGTTTTGTGATGTATGTCACTCCAGTGGTATATACGATTCCTAAAGAGGGTATATTAAAAACCTTAATGGAATGGAACCCATTAACACCTCTTTTATTGATCAACCGCAATGTGCTGTTGGGGCTGGAACTATCTTTTTTAAATTATTTTATAGGTATTACACTGTTTATCATCCCTCTACTTTTATTGGCATTGTTGATATACAGAGTTTCTATTCCTGTGATTGTAGAACGTTTTAGCGCATAA
- a CDS encoding polysaccharide pyruvyl transferase family protein: MGKKIRLYWWSEIFIQKKPRENYGDLLGKYLVEQLSGKKAVWVKAPKFNVLNYFQPLYVTIGSVLAHINTYCIVWGSGINDKKEQVAAATFLAVRGPLSRKRLLELGHECPEVYGDPALLLPLYYHPQIEKSYALGIIPHINDLKQVKECYQGHSHIKIIDFNTNDVEKTTNEILSCESILSSSLHGIIVAHAYAIPAIQVQFSDRIFGDGVKYHDYFLSVGLDTYLPEPMHSSVSLEEGVAIAKKHTNSLPQTAHIAQLQKDLLAVCPFKTIDL, encoded by the coding sequence ATGGGTAAAAAAATACGTTTGTACTGGTGGAGCGAGATTTTTATTCAAAAAAAACCTCGAGAGAACTATGGCGATTTATTGGGTAAGTACCTGGTAGAACAGCTATCTGGTAAAAAAGCAGTATGGGTAAAAGCGCCTAAATTTAATGTCCTCAATTATTTCCAGCCGCTTTATGTGACCATAGGAAGTGTGCTCGCTCATATCAATACCTATTGCATCGTATGGGGCAGCGGCATCAATGATAAAAAGGAGCAGGTAGCTGCAGCCACCTTTCTAGCCGTAAGAGGGCCGCTTTCGCGAAAGCGGCTCTTAGAACTAGGTCATGAATGTCCAGAAGTTTATGGAGATCCAGCACTCTTATTGCCCCTGTACTACCATCCACAAATAGAGAAAAGCTATGCTTTAGGCATCATACCGCATATCAACGATTTAAAGCAAGTCAAAGAATGCTATCAAGGCCACTCCCATATAAAGATCATCGATTTCAATACCAATGATGTAGAAAAGACGACCAATGAGATCCTTTCTTGTGAATCTATTTTATCCTCGTCTTTACATGGGATCATTGTAGCGCATGCTTATGCTATTCCTGCTATACAGGTTCAATTTTCAGATCGTATATTTGGCGACGGAGTGAAATACCATGATTATTTTTTATCAGTAGGATTAGACACCTATTTACCAGAACCAATGCATAGCTCAGTTTCTTTAGAAGAAGGTGTTGCTATAGCTAAAAAACATACCAACTCATTGCCTCAAACGGCGCATATTGCCCAGCTGCAAAAAGACTTACTGGCGGTCTGTCCTTTTAAAACTATAGATTTATGA
- a CDS encoding exopolysaccharide transport family protein translates to MEEEEKEVNSLAGIFDIRQFVLKLLNFWWLFLLCIGIAFGYAYYKNQFIQTVYSASSLISIKDNSNPLFTSNTSLTFNWGGTTDKVTTAIVQFKSRTHAEQVVDELQYYINYIKEGDYYNTDAYKQTPFFVYADSSKAQLYGRYMRIKVLDQERFELSTEFPSPKASGYHYGQKRNQSLAVPQGTWKQQFQFGDSIQLPFLNAVVEKRGATIATGGEWLFNFGNYWGTVNRYKNIAIRPSPEGSSILLLSLTGGNKQRLIDYINSSSIILERGELERKNKFAVSTIRYIDSSLVLQEKALKNSEQKLEDFKDKSQLLDALTQNSDFNQRLTEFEIQERGIQNKINYYDNLKTYLKNKTDYTVIQAPSVVGIDEGSISGAVARLIALSEERKKREFAMRADAPVFREIDRDINAIKEVIYENIKSSKSLLNRELNLLYTQISEVEAQIKKLPKEEQEFLRIQRQFDLDNNAYNVYMSKRAEAELVKAANVSDVYVIDEAKDTGVGGTRRDSNINYLIAMLVALAIPIALAFVLTILDNFIHSPKDIEKLSPIPTIGVVGQTNHPTNLIVKDKPKSTIAESFRGIRSSLHFIYNQESLDGSRTIMVTSSVSGEGKTFTSINLATVFALSGKRTLLIGLDLRKPKIFDDFEVKNDLGVSNYLVNDCSLKDIVLPTSMEHLDIVLSGPVPPNPSELIMSRRAGKMIEQFKKDYDYIILDTPPLGLVADALEIAKYADATLYLVRQGYTKRGMLDVVNEKYQRGEIKNLSFVFNYFKDRGKYGYGYGYGYGYGAYGNGYHEDEKRKAGILKKIKKLIKRIGSLK, encoded by the coding sequence ATGGAAGAAGAAGAAAAAGAAGTCAATTCCTTAGCTGGAATATTTGATATCCGACAGTTTGTATTAAAACTGCTTAATTTTTGGTGGTTGTTCCTTTTATGTATTGGTATCGCCTTTGGCTACGCCTATTATAAGAATCAGTTCATACAAACGGTGTACAGCGCCAGTTCTTTAATCAGCATCAAGGACAATTCCAATCCCTTATTTACCAGCAATACCAGTCTGACTTTTAATTGGGGAGGAACTACCGATAAAGTCACCACGGCTATTGTACAATTCAAGTCCCGGACACATGCAGAGCAAGTAGTGGACGAGTTGCAGTATTATATCAATTATATTAAAGAAGGTGATTATTACAATACAGACGCCTATAAGCAAACCCCTTTTTTTGTATATGCAGACTCCAGTAAAGCCCAGCTTTACGGTAGGTACATGCGGATCAAAGTATTGGATCAAGAACGCTTTGAGCTTTCCACTGAGTTTCCGAGTCCTAAGGCTTCTGGCTATCATTATGGACAAAAAAGAAACCAAAGCCTAGCGGTGCCACAAGGCACTTGGAAACAGCAGTTTCAATTTGGAGATTCTATACAATTGCCCTTTTTAAATGCAGTGGTAGAAAAACGCGGGGCAACTATTGCTACCGGTGGAGAGTGGTTGTTTAATTTTGGAAATTATTGGGGTACCGTCAACCGCTATAAAAACATTGCGATCAGACCATCTCCAGAAGGCTCTTCTATTTTGCTTTTAAGTTTGACTGGTGGAAATAAACAACGATTGATCGATTACATCAATAGCAGCTCTATCATACTAGAGCGTGGGGAGTTGGAGCGTAAAAACAAGTTTGCCGTCAGTACGATCAGGTACATCGATAGCTCCTTGGTCTTACAGGAAAAAGCCTTAAAAAACTCAGAACAAAAGCTGGAAGATTTTAAAGACAAGTCCCAGTTGCTGGATGCTTTGACTCAAAATTCTGATTTCAACCAGCGCTTGACCGAATTTGAAATCCAAGAACGCGGCATTCAAAATAAAATAAATTACTACGATAATTTAAAGACCTATCTTAAAAATAAAACTGATTACACCGTCATTCAAGCCCCATCGGTAGTAGGAATAGATGAAGGGAGTATTTCGGGTGCAGTGGCGCGATTGATTGCTCTTTCTGAAGAACGTAAAAAAAGAGAGTTTGCCATGCGTGCAGACGCCCCTGTTTTTAGAGAAATTGATCGGGATATCAACGCGATCAAGGAGGTGATTTATGAAAATATCAAAAGCTCCAAAAGCCTGCTCAATAGAGAATTGAATTTATTGTATACTCAGATAAGCGAGGTGGAGGCCCAAATTAAAAAATTACCTAAAGAAGAGCAGGAGTTTTTAAGGATACAGCGGCAGTTTGACCTGGATAACAACGCCTATAATGTGTACATGTCCAAACGGGCAGAAGCAGAATTGGTAAAAGCAGCTAACGTGTCTGATGTTTATGTGATTGATGAAGCTAAAGATACTGGTGTTGGTGGTACCCGACGCGATTCCAATATCAATTACTTAATTGCTATGCTCGTAGCTTTGGCCATTCCTATCGCACTGGCATTTGTACTGACTATTCTGGATAATTTTATTCACTCTCCCAAGGATATAGAAAAATTATCTCCCATACCCACCATAGGGGTGGTGGGTCAAACGAACCATCCTACCAACCTTATTGTAAAAGACAAGCCCAAGTCCACTATTGCCGAATCCTTTAGAGGCATACGTTCCAGTTTGCATTTTATTTACAATCAAGAGTCGCTTGATGGATCGCGTACCATTATGGTGACCAGTAGTGTGAGTGGAGAGGGGAAAACCTTTACCAGCATCAACTTGGCTACGGTTTTTGCTTTAAGTGGGAAACGTACTTTGTTGATCGGACTGGATTTAAGAAAGCCCAAAATATTTGATGATTTTGAAGTGAAAAACGATCTGGGCGTCTCTAATTATTTAGTGAATGATTGCAGCCTTAAGGATATTGTACTTCCTACAAGTATGGAACATTTAGACATTGTGCTTTCGGGTCCGGTACCGCCCAATCCGAGCGAATTGATCATGTCGAGGCGGGCTGGAAAAATGATTGAACAGTTTAAAAAAGACTACGATTACATCATTCTAGACACTCCACCTTTGGGTCTGGTAGCAGATGCTTTGGAGATAGCTAAATACGCCGATGCGACTCTGTATTTGGTACGTCAAGGTTATACCAAAAGAGGAATGCTGGATGTGGTGAATGAAAAATACCAACGTGGAGAGATCAAAAACCTGAGTTTTGTGTTCAACTACTTTAAAGATCGGGGTAAATACGGTTACGGCTATGGTTACGGCTATGGCTACGGCGCCTATGGGAATGGCTATCATGAAGACGAGAAGCGAAAAGCCGGTATTTTAAAGAAAATTAAAAAATTAATCAAAAGAATAGGATCACTAAAATAA
- a CDS encoding polysaccharide biosynthesis/export family protein, which produces MRKLLGLFVIFLLLLASSCVPTRKITYLQESKTTLNDSLITIRKMQPPYRLQINDVLSIQIKAPLDPDLVQMFNIAGEGGGGQAGGLYFTGYSLDQHGDIRIPQLGKIKALGMTVEELRELIEKRLVKEYFKENANLFVTVKLDGLRYTMVGEVGGTGQKTIYRDQVSIVEAIADGGGVPITGDLTAVKIVRQYPDGVRTHELDLTTIDVVYSPYYYIQPNDMIVVSPLPQKALGTGTTGLASFTTVISVFTTLVTTLLFFTRL; this is translated from the coding sequence ATGAGAAAGCTGTTAGGCCTGTTCGTAATTTTTTTATTGTTGCTTGCTAGTTCCTGTGTACCTACTCGTAAAATCACTTATTTACAGGAGTCCAAAACTACTTTAAATGATTCCTTAATCACCATCAGAAAGATGCAACCACCTTATCGATTGCAAATCAATGACGTGCTTTCTATTCAAATAAAAGCACCTTTAGATCCAGACTTGGTCCAGATGTTTAATATAGCAGGTGAAGGTGGTGGTGGACAAGCTGGAGGGCTCTACTTTACAGGATATTCCTTAGACCAACATGGAGACATACGCATACCTCAATTAGGCAAAATAAAAGCTTTAGGAATGACGGTAGAAGAACTGCGAGAATTGATAGAAAAAAGGCTGGTCAAGGAGTATTTTAAAGAAAATGCCAACCTATTTGTTACCGTAAAACTAGATGGACTGCGATATACCATGGTAGGAGAAGTAGGGGGTACCGGACAAAAAACTATTTATAGAGACCAAGTAAGCATTGTAGAGGCTATCGCAGACGGTGGCGGCGTGCCGATTACTGGGGATTTAACGGCTGTTAAAATAGTACGGCAGTACCCAGATGGTGTGCGTACCCATGAACTGGATTTGACCACTATAGACGTGGTTTACTCGCCTTATTATTACATACAACCCAATGACATGATCGTCGTAAGTCCATTGCCACAAAAAGCTTTGGGGACAGGGACCACCGGCTTGGCTTCCTTTACGACTGTCATATCGGTATTTACCACATTAGTCACCACATTATTATTCTTTACACGTTTATAA
- a CDS encoding sulfate adenylyltransferase subunit 1: MNIDNNQLLRFTTAGSVDDGKSTLIGRLLYDSKSIFQDQINAVENSSKQKGLESIDLAMFTDGLRDEREQGITIDVAYRYFTTPKRKFIIADTPGHIQYTRNMVTGASTANVALILIDARHGVIEQTRRHAFIASLLNIPHIIVCVNKMDLVDYDEQVYNQIIRDFEEFASKMLTRDITFIPMSALDGDNVVHRSENMKWFQGAPLLYTLETLHISSDLNKLDFRFPVQTVIRPQLKGFEDYRGYAGRLSSGVVRKGDQITALPSGFTSKVASIHLGDQEVEEAFAPMSVAITLADDIDVARGDMLVRSNNVPELSQEFDIMMCWLNDQPSMPRKKYKIMHSNNEQVCMIKEKVYKIDIKSLKRMDTPEEFQMNEIGRVTLKTSKVLMIDPYRENRMTGSVILVDEQTHETVAAGMIV; this comes from the coding sequence TTGATAGGTAGGCTGCTGTACGATTCCAAATCTATTTTTCAAGACCAGATCAACGCTGTAGAAAACAGCAGCAAGCAAAAAGGGCTGGAATCTATAGACCTCGCTATGTTTACTGATGGACTGAGAGACGAAAGAGAACAAGGCATTACTATAGATGTGGCCTACCGATACTTTACCACTCCTAAAAGAAAGTTTATCATAGCTGATACTCCTGGGCATATTCAGTACACCAGGAATATGGTGACTGGAGCTTCTACGGCAAATGTAGCCTTGATTCTTATAGATGCCCGACACGGAGTGATCGAGCAAACCAGAAGACATGCTTTTATCGCTAGTTTATTAAACATCCCTCATATTATTGTATGTGTGAATAAAATGGATTTGGTAGATTATGACGAGCAGGTGTACAACCAAATCATAAGAGATTTTGAAGAATTCGCTTCAAAAATGTTGACCAGAGATATTACGTTTATTCCTATGAGTGCGTTAGATGGGGATAATGTGGTCCACCGCTCTGAAAACATGAAATGGTTCCAAGGAGCACCCTTGTTGTACACGCTAGAAACTTTACATATTAGTAGTGATTTAAATAAATTGGATTTTCGCTTCCCAGTACAAACAGTGATCCGACCACAATTAAAAGGATTTGAAGATTACCGAGGTTATGCCGGCCGCTTGAGCAGTGGTGTGGTTAGAAAAGGGGACCAGATCACCGCACTCCCTTCTGGCTTTACTTCAAAAGTAGCCAGCATTCACTTGGGGGATCAAGAAGTAGAAGAAGCTTTTGCCCCTATGTCTGTGGCGATCACTTTGGCAGACGATATTGATGTAGCAAGAGGAGACATGCTGGTGCGTTCTAATAATGTGCCGGAGCTGTCACAAGAATTTGATATCATGATGTGCTGGTTAAATGATCAACCATCCATGCCACGTAAAAAGTATAAAATCATGCACTCCAACAACGAACAGGTTTGTATGATCAAGGAGAAGGTCTATAAAATTGATATTAAAAGCCTCAAACGTATGGATACCCCAGAGGAATTTCAAATGAATGAGATAGGACGGGTGACTCTTAAAACCAGTAAGGTGCTGATGATAGACCCGTATAGAGAAAATAGAATGACAGGAAGTGTGATTCTCGTCGATGAGCAAACCCATGAAACCGTAGCTGCGGGGATGATCGTTTAG